The following proteins come from a genomic window of Sphingobium cloacae:
- a CDS encoding phytase: MKKILLSTLPFLALAACAGGEKEVPVAVRIANATPAVSVTARGETTPVGTANADAADDPAIWRNAADPAQSLIVGTDKKAGLYVYGLDGKTRDFLDAGQVNNVDLRDHVAIGGNEGILVVASDRNDRAHAKLALFRLDPANAKLTALGKIDAGEGEAYGLCLSRQEDAIHAFIVLKDGTIHQVALDTSAATPAGRIVRSLKLGTQSEGCAVDDRTGTLYVAEEDVGLWRFDARAGGSTEPVKIADADGKNLVADAEGVAIAPIGEKDGYVIVSSQGDNAYVAYRIGDDSYAGRFRIVDGAIGGAEETDGIDLMLGDFGPDYPGGLFIAQDGHNAAAAQNFKLVAWDDIARALGLAE, translated from the coding sequence ATGAAGAAGATCCTCCTCTCCACCCTGCCCTTCCTCGCCCTCGCCGCCTGCGCGGGCGGCGAAAAGGAAGTGCCCGTCGCGGTTCGCATCGCCAACGCCACCCCCGCCGTTTCCGTGACGGCGCGGGGGGAAACCACGCCTGTCGGCACCGCCAATGCCGACGCGGCGGACGATCCGGCGATCTGGCGCAACGCCGCCGACCCGGCGCAAAGCCTGATCGTGGGCACCGACAAGAAGGCCGGGCTCTATGTCTATGGCCTGGACGGCAAGACCCGCGATTTCCTCGACGCGGGGCAAGTGAACAATGTCGACCTGCGCGATCATGTGGCGATCGGCGGCAACGAAGGCATCCTTGTCGTCGCGAGCGATCGCAACGACCGCGCCCATGCGAAGCTCGCCCTGTTCCGGCTCGATCCCGCCAACGCAAAGCTGACCGCGCTGGGCAAGATCGACGCGGGCGAGGGCGAAGCCTATGGCCTTTGCCTGTCGCGCCAAGAGGACGCGATCCACGCCTTCATCGTGCTCAAGGACGGGACGATCCATCAGGTCGCGCTCGACACCTCCGCCGCGACGCCCGCCGGCAGGATCGTGCGCAGCCTGAAGCTGGGCACCCAGTCGGAAGGCTGCGCGGTCGATGACCGCACGGGCACCCTCTATGTCGCGGAGGAGGATGTCGGCCTCTGGCGCTTCGACGCGCGCGCGGGCGGATCGACCGAGCCGGTGAAGATCGCCGATGCGGACGGGAAGAATCTGGTCGCCGACGCGGAAGGCGTCGCCATCGCACCCATCGGGGAGAAGGACGGCTATGTCATCGTCTCCAGTCAGGGCGACAATGCCTATGTCGCTTACCGGATCGGGGACGACAGCTATGCCGGGCGCTTCCGCATCGTCGACGGCGCCATCGGCGGGGCGGAGGAAACCGACGGCATCGACCTGATGCTGGGCGATTTCGGTCCCGATTATCCGGGGGGCCTCTTCATCGCGCAGGACGGCCATAACGCGGCGGCCGCCCAGAATTTCAAGCTGGTGGCATGGGATGACATCGCCAGGGCGCTGGGGCTGGCGGAGTAG
- a CDS encoding TonB-dependent receptor, translated as MIYLLRSASRAAIVLGLAMPAAALAGTITGTVSDGTGTRSLQSTQLRIVELNRIAEAGRDGSYRFPDVAPGTYTIEARYVGADPVRTTVIVPASGDVDAEIRIGSDIDSSIIVVGQVANQASALSRQRAADGVESVLTRDAVGQFPDQNVAESLRRLPGVNILNDQGEGRFVSVRGLDPELNAASVNGVRLPAPESDVRSVALDVIPSELIESIEVKKSLTPDMDGDTIGASIEINTTSAFDRRKNLFSVKAEGSYNDLTDSVTPKGSFDFSQKLTDNFGISGGASYYKRRFATNNDEMDGWDEEDGIVYADTMEYRDYDVTRERIGASLALDWQPSPSTKLYVRGLYSQFDDQEYRRRLTFEMDEAPSVGSATTAGFNSEDGEITVTRDLKDRFERQRIRSISLGGETNTGPWTFTYMGSWSKSSERENGSIDPVAFERKFDDGDDFGVTFDYGNRKKTAYAITAGEAAFLDPAEYAFDKVERTTLSDAQDEEWAVKADMSRKFAMDGGEFTVQAGGKARWRTKSYNASIDVYKGFDGDLTLADVLGRQDYDLASIDPVPAKKSFRRFFRDNLAGFELADGDTWQDSNESDYSVDEDIQAAYLLGRWDSSALRVIGGVRMEHTKNDITGNLLDLDAETLTVLNFKRSYTDWLPSLTVRYEPVSNLVLRAGGYKSLVRPKLSQLAPKVVIEDNEGEFGNPDLKPYRAWNVDLSAEYYFGRNAAVSAGFFWKEVKNFTYVQVIEDYQYGSQLLDEAKIPVNGATGKIKGIELSYSQVFDFLPAPLDGLLAQVNYTYTDAKGTVLTDGDIADPRSIPLTSSSKNTLNVVLGYEKGPLSLRAAGTYRDKYLDKVGDAPEEDRYVDDHFQFDLSAKYRIMPGVRIFADWVNVTNAPYFAYQNFGGGRRLLQYEDYSWTIKFGVSANF; from the coding sequence ATGATCTATCTGCTTCGCAGCGCGAGCCGCGCCGCCATCGTCCTTGGCCTCGCCATGCCCGCCGCCGCTCTGGCGGGCACCATCACCGGCACCGTTTCGGACGGCACCGGCACACGCTCCCTGCAATCCACCCAGCTTCGCATCGTGGAACTGAACCGCATCGCCGAAGCAGGCCGCGACGGCTCCTATCGCTTTCCCGATGTCGCGCCCGGCACCTACACCATCGAAGCCCGCTATGTCGGCGCCGATCCGGTCCGCACCACCGTCATCGTTCCTGCCAGCGGCGACGTGGACGCGGAAATCCGCATCGGTTCGGACATCGATTCGTCGATCATCGTCGTCGGGCAGGTCGCCAACCAGGCTTCCGCCCTCTCCCGCCAGCGCGCCGCGGACGGCGTGGAAAGCGTCCTGACCCGCGACGCGGTGGGCCAGTTCCCCGACCAGAATGTCGCCGAATCGTTGCGCCGCCTGCCGGGCGTCAACATCCTGAACGATCAGGGCGAAGGCCGCTTCGTTTCGGTGCGCGGCCTCGATCCCGAACTCAACGCCGCGTCGGTCAACGGCGTCCGCCTGCCCGCGCCGGAAAGCGACGTGCGTTCGGTCGCGCTGGACGTGATCCCTTCGGAACTGATCGAGTCCATCGAAGTCAAGAAATCGCTGACCCCCGACATGGACGGCGACACCATCGGCGCGTCCATCGAGATCAACACCACCAGCGCCTTCGACCGCAGGAAGAACCTGTTCTCGGTCAAGGCGGAGGGCAGCTATAACGACCTCACCGACAGCGTGACGCCCAAGGGATCGTTCGACTTTTCGCAGAAGCTGACCGACAATTTCGGCATTTCCGGCGGCGCGAGCTATTACAAGCGCCGCTTCGCGACCAATAATGATGAAATGGACGGCTGGGACGAGGAAGACGGCATCGTCTACGCCGACACCATGGAATATCGCGACTATGACGTGACCCGCGAGCGCATCGGCGCGTCGCTGGCGCTGGACTGGCAGCCCAGCCCCTCGACCAAGCTCTATGTGCGCGGCCTCTACAGCCAGTTCGACGATCAGGAATATCGCCGCCGCCTGACCTTCGAGATGGACGAAGCACCCTCCGTCGGCAGCGCCACCACCGCCGGATTCAACTCCGAGGATGGCGAGATCACCGTCACCCGCGACCTCAAGGACCGTTTCGAACGCCAGCGCATCCGCTCTATCAGCCTGGGCGGCGAAACCAATACGGGGCCGTGGACCTTCACCTATATGGGGAGCTGGTCGAAATCGTCGGAGCGCGAGAACGGCTCCATCGACCCCGTGGCCTTTGAGCGCAAGTTCGATGACGGCGACGATTTCGGCGTGACCTTCGACTATGGCAACCGCAAGAAGACGGCCTATGCGATCACCGCGGGCGAGGCCGCCTTCCTGGACCCGGCCGAATATGCGTTCGACAAGGTGGAACGCACGACGCTCAGCGACGCGCAGGACGAGGAGTGGGCGGTCAAGGCCGACATGTCGCGCAAGTTCGCGATGGATGGCGGCGAATTCACCGTGCAGGCGGGCGGCAAGGCGCGCTGGCGCACCAAATCCTATAACGCCAGTATCGACGTCTATAAGGGCTTCGACGGCGACCTGACGCTGGCCGACGTGCTGGGCAGGCAGGATTATGACCTCGCCTCCATCGATCCCGTGCCGGCGAAGAAATCGTTCCGCCGGTTCTTCCGGGACAATCTGGCGGGCTTCGAACTGGCCGATGGTGACACATGGCAGGATTCGAACGAATCCGACTATAGCGTCGACGAGGATATCCAGGCCGCCTATCTGCTCGGTCGCTGGGACAGTAGCGCCCTGCGCGTGATCGGCGGCGTCCGCATGGAGCATACGAAGAACGACATCACCGGCAATCTGCTCGACCTCGACGCGGAAACGCTGACAGTGCTCAACTTCAAGCGCAGCTATACCGACTGGCTGCCCAGCCTGACGGTCCGGTACGAGCCGGTGTCCAATCTGGTCCTGCGCGCGGGCGGCTATAAGAGCCTCGTGCGGCCCAAGCTGTCGCAATTGGCTCCCAAAGTCGTGATCGAGGACAATGAAGGCGAATTCGGCAATCCGGACCTCAAACCCTATCGGGCATGGAATGTCGACCTGTCGGCGGAATATTATTTCGGGCGCAATGCGGCGGTGTCGGCGGGCTTCTTCTGGAAGGAAGTGAAGAATTTCACCTACGTCCAGGTGATCGAGGACTATCAATATGGCAGCCAGCTGCTGGATGAGGCGAAGATCCCCGTCAACGGCGCGACCGGCAAGATCAAGGGGATCGAACTCAGCTACAGCCAGGTCTTCGACTTCCTGCCCGCGCCGCTCGACGGCCTGCTGGCGCAGGTCAACTATACCTATACCGACGCCAAGGGCACGGTGCTGACCGACGGCGACATCGCCGATCCGCGCAGCATTCCGCTCACCTCCTCATCGAAGAACACGCTGAACGTCGTGCTGGGTTATGAAAAGGGTCCGCTCTCGCTGCGCGCGGCGGGCACCTATCGCGACAAATATCTGGATAAGGTGGGCGATGCGCCGGAAGAGGACCGCTATGTCGACGATCATTTCCAGTTCGACCTCAGCGCCAAATATCGGATCATGCCGGGCGTGCGCATCTTCGCCGATTGGGTGAACGTCACCAACGCGCCCTATTTCGCCTATCAGAATTTCGGAGGAGGACGCCGCTTGCTGCAATATGAAGATTATAGCTGGACCATCAAATTCGGCGTGTCGGCGAACTTCTGA
- a CDS encoding OPT family oligopeptide transporter, with product MTSDPAKAVPMAELTIRGVILGALITLLFTAANVYLGLKIGLTFATSIPAAVISMAVLRLFATGTILENNIVQTIASAAGTLSAIIFVLPGLVIIGWWQGFPYWLSACTIALGGILGVMYSVPLRRALVTGSDLPYPEGVAAAEVLKVGAGSREGLEENRRGLAAIVMSALAAAGFSIIAKTRLIAEEAATFFKLGAGATSVSTSFSMALIGVGHLVGLSVGVAMFVGLLISWLGIVPWLTAPLPAGADMAEVVGTTFRMKARFIGAGTIGIAAIWTLLKILGPIISGIRSAMAANRMRREGNAGLLDLTERDLPIGIVGGTIAAALIPIGLLLWIFAQGGPIAAHAVPVIGLTLAYVLVAGIVIASVCGYMAGLIGASNSPISGVGILAVLGASLILAAIYGSGGDKSQTQALIAYALFVTAIVFGIATISNDNLQDLKTGQLVGATPWKQQVALVLGVIFGAIVIPPILDLLNSAFGFAGAPGAGPNALPAPQAALISALAQGVLGGDLDWGLIGFGALIGAVVVAIDEGLGRAGKLRLPPLAVGMGIYLPMSLTLLIPVGALIGHFYNRWAERQANPDFAERMGVLMATGFIVGESLFGVAFAGIVAATNSDAPLALVEENGWAMPLTILIFALVVGGLYARLRGWAGKPLQPS from the coding sequence GTGACCAGCGATCCGGCCAAGGCCGTGCCCATGGCGGAGTTGACGATCCGCGGCGTCATCCTGGGCGCGCTTATCACCCTGCTCTTCACCGCCGCCAATGTTTATCTGGGGCTGAAGATCGGCCTCACCTTCGCAACGTCGATCCCGGCGGCGGTCATCTCCATGGCGGTGCTGCGGCTGTTCGCGACCGGCACGATCCTGGAAAACAACATCGTCCAGACGATTGCGTCGGCGGCGGGTACGCTGTCGGCGATCATCTTCGTGCTGCCGGGCCTCGTCATCATCGGCTGGTGGCAGGGCTTCCCCTATTGGCTGTCGGCCTGCACCATCGCGCTGGGCGGCATATTGGGCGTCATGTATTCCGTGCCGCTGCGCCGCGCGCTGGTGACCGGATCGGACCTGCCCTATCCCGAAGGCGTCGCCGCCGCCGAAGTGCTGAAGGTCGGCGCGGGATCGCGCGAAGGGCTGGAGGAGAACAGGCGGGGCCTGGCCGCCATCGTCATGAGCGCGCTGGCGGCGGCGGGTTTCTCCATCATCGCCAAGACCCGCCTGATCGCGGAGGAAGCGGCGACATTCTTCAAGCTGGGCGCGGGGGCGACTTCCGTTTCGACCAGCTTTTCGATGGCGCTGATCGGCGTCGGGCATCTGGTCGGCCTGTCGGTGGGCGTCGCCATGTTCGTCGGACTGCTGATAAGCTGGCTGGGGATCGTGCCCTGGTTGACGGCGCCGCTGCCCGCGGGCGCGGATATGGCGGAGGTGGTGGGCACGACGTTCCGCATGAAGGCCCGCTTCATCGGCGCGGGCACCATCGGCATCGCCGCGATCTGGACCCTGCTCAAGATATTGGGGCCGATCATCAGCGGCATCCGTTCCGCCATGGCCGCCAACCGGATGCGGAGGGAAGGCAATGCGGGTCTGCTGGACCTGACCGAGCGCGACCTGCCCATCGGCATCGTCGGCGGCACCATCGCCGCCGCGCTGATCCCCATCGGACTGCTGCTGTGGATCTTCGCACAGGGCGGGCCGATCGCGGCCCATGCGGTGCCGGTCATCGGCCTGACGCTGGCCTATGTGCTGGTCGCGGGCATCGTCATCGCGTCGGTCTGCGGCTATATGGCGGGGCTGATCGGCGCGTCGAACAGCCCGATTTCGGGCGTCGGCATCCTGGCGGTGCTGGGCGCTTCGCTGATCCTCGCGGCGATCTACGGTTCGGGCGGGGACAAGTCGCAGACGCAGGCGCTGATCGCCTATGCGCTGTTCGTGACCGCCATCGTGTTCGGCATCGCCACCATCTCCAACGACAATCTCCAGGATTTGAAGACCGGCCAGCTCGTCGGCGCGACGCCGTGGAAACAGCAGGTGGCGCTGGTGCTGGGCGTGATCTTCGGGGCCATCGTCATTCCGCCGATCCTCGACCTGCTGAACAGCGCCTTCGGCTTCGCGGGCGCGCCGGGCGCGGGGCCGAACGCGCTGCCCGCGCCGCAGGCGGCGCTGATCTCCGCGCTGGCGCAGGGCGTGCTGGGCGGCGACCTCGACTGGGGGCTGATCGGTTTCGGCGCGCTGATCGGCGCGGTCGTGGTGGCGATCGACGAAGGGCTGGGCAGGGCGGGCAAGCTGCGCCTGCCGCCGCTCGCCGTCGGCATGGGCATTTACCTGCCCATGTCGCTGACGCTGCTGATCCCGGTCGGGGCGCTCATCGGCCATTTCTACAATCGCTGGGCGGAGCGGCAGGCCAATCCCGATTTCGCGGAGCGCATGGGCGTGCTGATGGCGACGGGCTTCATTGTCGGGGAGAGCCTGTTCGGCGTGGCCTTCGCGGGGATCGTCGCGGCGACCAACAGCGACGCGCCGCTGGCGCTGGTCGAGGAGAATGGCTGGGCCATGCCGCTCACCATCCTGATCTTCGCGCTGGTGGTCGGCGGGCTTTACGCGCGGCTGCGCGGCTGGGCGGGCAAACCGCTCCAGCCGTCATGA
- a CDS encoding GDSL-type esterase/lipase family protein codes for MRTANTSCARSTGIKGQGRRGARWLLPGAVSLALALPAFALAQAAEPDARVNADPTFPFSREIEAFAKAEEKGPKVANATLFLGSSSIRLWDIHGSFPDVGTVNRGFGGATTRDVLHYYPRLLPRSKPRSVIVYVGENDLAAGASPQDVARDVLTLLKKLRTDYPKAHIAYLSLKPSPIRWTLWPKMAAVNMTVAARSRVMGFDYIDVSKTLLASDGLPDASLFRQDGLHMNGRGYDRWTDMVDAYLDRAQMADSRQGTSAS; via the coding sequence ATGCGAACGGCAAATACAAGCTGCGCCCGCTCCACCGGCATTAAAGGGCAAGGAAGGCGGGGCGCGCGCTGGCTGTTGCCGGGCGCGGTTTCCCTGGCGCTTGCTTTGCCCGCCTTTGCCCTTGCGCAGGCGGCTGAGCCCGATGCCCGCGTCAACGCCGACCCGACCTTCCCCTTTTCCCGCGAGATCGAAGCCTTTGCCAAGGCGGAGGAAAAGGGACCGAAAGTCGCGAACGCGACCCTGTTCCTGGGCAGTTCCAGCATCCGCCTTTGGGACATTCACGGCAGTTTCCCCGATGTCGGCACGGTCAATCGCGGTTTCGGCGGCGCGACCACTCGCGACGTCCTGCATTATTATCCCCGCCTGCTGCCCCGTTCCAAGCCGCGCTCCGTGATCGTCTATGTCGGCGAGAACGATCTGGCGGCAGGCGCCAGCCCGCAGGATGTGGCGCGCGACGTGCTGACGCTGCTCAAAAAGCTGCGAACCGATTATCCCAAGGCGCATATCGCCTATCTTTCGCTGAAGCCCAGTCCGATCCGCTGGACGCTCTGGCCCAAGATGGCCGCCGTCAACATGACCGTCGCGGCGCGGTCGCGGGTGATGGGCTTCGACTATATCGACGTCAGCAAGACGCTGCTCGCCTCCGACGGCCTGCCCGACGCGTCCCTGTTCCGGCAGGACGGACTGCACATGAACGGGCGTGGATACGACCGCTGGACCGATATGGTCGACGCCTATCTCGACCGGGCGCAAATGGCCGACAGCCGCCAGGGGACGAGCGCATCCTGA
- the hspQ gene encoding heat shock protein HspQ, with protein MTNAIQIFGAGVTAPPIAHARFSIGDVVKHRAFGFRGVVFDIDPVFANSEEWYESIPVELRPDKEQPFYHLLAENGEASYVAYVSQQNLVTDDSEEPVDHPAISDMFGPYANGKYKLRPLHRH; from the coding sequence ATGACAAACGCGATTCAGATTTTTGGCGCAGGCGTTACCGCTCCGCCCATCGCCCATGCGCGGTTCAGCATCGGCGATGTGGTCAAGCACCGGGCGTTCGGATTTCGCGGCGTGGTCTTCGATATCGACCCCGTCTTCGCGAACAGCGAGGAATGGTATGAATCCATTCCCGTGGAATTGCGGCCGGACAAGGAGCAACCCTTTTACCATCTGCTCGCGGAAAACGGCGAAGCGAGCTATGTCGCTTATGTCAGTCAGCAGAATCTGGTGACGGACGACAGCGAGGAACCTGTCGACCATCCGGCGATCTCCGACATGTTTGGCCCCTATGCGAACGGCAAATACAAGCTGCGCCCGCTCCACCGGCATTAA
- a CDS encoding tyrosine-type recombinase/integrase, translating to MPKQLKALTPLAVDKLRSDGSKNRRVMVGPADCAGLHLRIEGGTKSWALRYKLGEKRRDVGLGPYNGKIGATDEEANQLPGMSLDEARVEARKLRRMVRDGVDPIEQRRVDAQRQRVELVRSKTFKECAIEYLKSQEGEWANSNAKHVKQWSSTLETYVYPLIGELPIDAVNTDDVLRVLRQDVETKEGPKPLWDAKNETANRVRGRIERILGSAAVRQLRSAENPARLKGHLDNVLSKRGKVRKVEHHAAMDYADIGAFMVELRKRAGMAARGLEFAILTAARSGEVRGATWDEIDLGKRLWTIPKERMKADKEHVVPLSDAAVALLEATPRLKGSNYVFPAPRGGAMSDMTLAAVLKRMGKTGVTVHGFRSTFREWVADRTNYPREIAEHALAHQLPNKVEASYQRRTQLPHRIKLMAEWATYCATVEQRTANVVAIKGAA from the coding sequence ATGCCGAAGCAACTGAAGGCGCTGACGCCGTTGGCGGTGGACAAGCTTAGGTCGGATGGTTCGAAGAACCGTCGCGTCATGGTCGGACCCGCAGATTGCGCCGGATTGCACCTTCGGATTGAAGGCGGCACGAAGTCATGGGCGCTACGCTACAAGCTTGGCGAAAAGCGCCGCGACGTTGGCCTTGGACCCTATAATGGCAAGATCGGGGCGACCGACGAAGAAGCCAATCAACTGCCCGGCATGTCGTTAGACGAAGCCCGCGTTGAAGCCCGCAAGCTTCGTCGCATGGTTCGCGACGGCGTGGACCCCATCGAACAGCGTCGGGTGGACGCACAGCGCCAGCGCGTCGAATTGGTTCGGTCGAAGACGTTCAAGGAATGCGCGATTGAGTATCTGAAATCGCAGGAAGGCGAATGGGCAAACTCCAACGCGAAGCACGTCAAGCAATGGTCGTCCACGCTGGAAACCTACGTCTATCCGCTGATTGGCGAACTGCCGATTGACGCGGTGAACACCGACGACGTTTTGCGCGTGTTGCGGCAGGACGTTGAAACGAAGGAAGGTCCGAAACCCCTGTGGGATGCCAAGAACGAAACGGCCAATCGGGTTCGCGGTCGTATCGAACGCATCTTGGGTTCGGCGGCAGTTCGCCAGCTTCGCAGCGCCGAAAACCCGGCCCGGCTGAAGGGGCACCTTGATAACGTCCTGTCGAAGCGTGGCAAAGTTCGAAAGGTCGAACATCACGCCGCGATGGACTACGCCGACATTGGCGCGTTCATGGTCGAACTTCGTAAGCGGGCTGGCATGGCCGCGCGCGGATTGGAGTTCGCCATATTGACCGCCGCGCGTTCCGGCGAAGTGCGCGGCGCGACATGGGATGAAATCGACCTTGGGAAGCGCCTGTGGACAATCCCCAAGGAACGCATGAAGGCGGACAAGGAACATGTCGTGCCGCTGTCCGACGCCGCTGTGGCGCTGCTAGAGGCGACGCCGCGCCTGAAGGGGTCCAACTACGTCTTCCCGGCCCCAAGGGGCGGTGCCATGTCCGATATGACGCTGGCGGCGGTCCTGAAGCGCATGGGCAAGACCGGGGTGACGGTTCACGGTTTCCGGTCCACCTTCCGCGAATGGGTTGCCGACCGGACGAACTATCCGCGCGAAATCGCCGAACACGCATTGGCGCACCAACTGCCGAACAAGGTCGAAGCGTCGTATCAGCGCCGCACCCAACTGCCGCATCGCATCAAGCTTATGGCTGAATGGGCGACGTATTGTGCAACCGTCGAACAGCGCACGGCGAATGTCGTCGCAATCAAGGGCGCGGCATAA
- a CDS encoding helix-turn-helix transcriptional regulator: MQTLLRLPDVMAATALARPTLYRDMKRGLFPRPVKLGRASAWPSDAVNAVIAARIAGKSDDEIRVLVDDLQRQRANAA, from the coding sequence ATGCAAACCCTACTTCGCTTGCCCGACGTGATGGCCGCGACGGCTCTTGCCCGGCCCACGCTCTACCGCGACATGAAGCGCGGTCTATTCCCCCGCCCCGTCAAGCTTGGCCGCGCGTCGGCATGGCCAAGCGATGCCGTCAACGCCGTTATCGCCGCACGTATCGCCGGAAAGTCCGACGACGAAATCCGCGTCCTTGTGGATGACCTTCAGCGCCAGCGCGCCAACGCCGCGTAA
- a CDS encoding DUF3987 domain-containing protein, giving the protein MQDKDEVQPPSGLVGEVAKFIYEAAHRQVPEVAIAGALALIAGIVGRAFNISGTGLNHYIMLLAPTGTGKEAINSGISKLIGVLTDITSPHFVSNADKFIGPADMASGQGLLRDLSSRQPPCYVAIVGEFTLKLKQLAKPNASSAEMALLRVLLDAYNKSGSGQFIGATVYSNTANNTGRIDMPALSIIGEGTNDTFNDVVDEHMIANGLLARFNIIEYSGPRPRRNRNAPFAMPDAHMMTRLAALVKKCVSDNLANRVTVVGIEHDAEAFLDALDEYADDQINASGSPVTKHLWNRAHKKALKLSALLAVGCDHDRPVVTLEHATWARQQVERDIRRLISKFEEGDVGSAVGDAMLQQTKVLKAFNECLAKPFDQLGQIYGGTIEMHAAGIVTHKYIFNRCNNLKIFREDRRTSKFALEAAIQGLIDNGEIVRRPGHQVERGCGRSFLSYTRAKYNPDNDIERIKAQLFFGDDFSTVFDKKEQVFDVRSV; this is encoded by the coding sequence GTGCAAGACAAAGACGAAGTGCAACCGCCTTCCGGCTTGGTCGGCGAAGTAGCGAAGTTCATATATGAGGCAGCGCACCGCCAAGTTCCCGAAGTCGCAATCGCAGGCGCACTAGCCCTAATCGCTGGAATTGTGGGCAGGGCGTTCAACATCAGCGGAACCGGGCTTAATCACTACATCATGCTGCTGGCACCTACTGGCACCGGCAAAGAGGCTATCAACAGCGGTATTTCGAAGCTGATCGGCGTTCTTACCGACATAACTAGCCCACACTTCGTTTCGAATGCTGACAAGTTCATTGGTCCCGCCGACATGGCTTCGGGCCAAGGCTTGCTTCGGGACTTATCGAGCCGCCAACCGCCTTGTTACGTCGCAATCGTAGGCGAGTTCACGTTGAAGCTGAAACAGTTGGCCAAGCCCAACGCATCATCGGCTGAAATGGCCCTGTTGCGCGTGTTGCTGGATGCTTACAACAAGTCGGGTAGCGGACAGTTCATCGGCGCGACCGTCTATAGCAACACGGCGAACAACACCGGGCGTATCGACATGCCCGCGCTGTCCATCATTGGCGAGGGAACGAACGACACCTTCAACGATGTTGTTGACGAACACATGATTGCGAACGGGTTGTTGGCCCGGTTCAACATCATTGAATATTCCGGCCCGCGCCCACGTCGTAACCGCAACGCACCATTCGCGATGCCGGATGCCCACATGATGACGCGGCTTGCGGCATTGGTGAAAAAGTGCGTGTCGGACAATCTGGCGAACCGGGTCACGGTCGTTGGGATCGAACATGACGCCGAAGCCTTCTTGGATGCGCTGGACGAATACGCCGACGACCAAATTAACGCATCGGGAAGTCCGGTCACGAAGCATCTTTGGAACCGTGCCCACAAGAAAGCCCTGAAGCTTTCGGCGCTGTTGGCGGTCGGTTGCGACCATGACCGGCCCGTCGTCACGTTGGAACACGCCACATGGGCGCGCCAGCAAGTCGAACGCGACATTCGCCGCCTTATTAGCAAGTTCGAAGAAGGCGACGTTGGCAGCGCCGTTGGCGACGCGATGCTTCAACAAACCAAGGTGTTGAAGGCGTTCAACGAATGTCTTGCCAAGCCCTTCGATCAGTTGGGCCAAATCTACGGCGGCACCATCGAAATGCACGCCGCTGGCATTGTCACGCATAAGTATATCTTCAATCGCTGCAACAACCTGAAGATATTCCGCGAAGACCGTCGCACTTCGAAATTCGCGCTTGAAGCCGCCATTCAAGGCTTAATCGACAATGGCGAAATCGTTCGTCGCCCCGGCCATCAAGTTGAACGCGGCTGTGGACGTAGTTTTCTGTCATACACGCGGGCGAAGTATAACCCCGACAACGATATTGAACGCATTAAAGCACAATTGTTCTTCGGCGACGACTTCTCGACGGTGTTTGATAAGAAGGAACAGGTGTTCGATGTGAGGTCGGTATGA
- a CDS encoding DUF5677 domain-containing protein gives MSEFNDEAGKEFDADFKVNGYLATAMRHIQAHIRTKYPDSFAIADELNKLGQAFYVDSTELLTGRYSHDPLCVAIQLIPRALSAYQASILSAERGMHIEALTLARSIYETAFWLGYLHQTPDTAKNTLFAETIRQELEVYRLSIEIVKDNAEHLAETRSRMSALGKELKKYPNSSIKMSDLASKAGFGNRYTEYRMLCGKAAHVSVQSTIHYLNRQDDGSFNGHIIGPDEDAVPEIFAFACGAIIMVIEAMRWLTKDTSRDDEFQALMARYAATMVPTDAIS, from the coding sequence ATGAGCGAATTTAATGATGAAGCGGGCAAAGAGTTTGACGCCGATTTCAAGGTCAACGGCTATTTGGCTACTGCTATGCGCCACATTCAGGCGCATATCAGAACCAAATACCCTGATAGCTTCGCTATCGCCGACGAACTGAACAAACTTGGTCAAGCGTTCTACGTCGATAGCACTGAACTACTCACGGGACGATATTCTCACGATCCATTGTGCGTAGCAATTCAGCTTATCCCGCGCGCCCTATCGGCCTATCAAGCGTCGATACTGTCAGCAGAACGGGGAATGCACATCGAAGCGTTGACGTTGGCACGCTCGATCTATGAAACGGCATTTTGGCTTGGGTATCTCCACCAGACGCCAGACACGGCAAAAAATACGCTTTTCGCCGAAACCATCAGGCAAGAGTTGGAAGTTTATCGCCTTAGCATCGAAATTGTCAAAGATAATGCCGAACATTTGGCTGAAACACGATCACGAATGTCAGCATTGGGAAAGGAACTAAAGAAATATCCAAATTCATCCATTAAAATGAGCGACCTTGCTTCAAAGGCCGGATTTGGCAACCGCTATACCGAATATAGAATGTTATGCGGAAAGGCGGCGCATGTAAGCGTTCAATCGACAATCCACTATCTCAACAGGCAGGACGACGGTTCCTTCAACGGTCATATCATTGGACCTGACGAAGATGCGGTTCCCGAAATCTTCGCGTTCGCCTGTGGTGCAATCATCATGGTGATTGAGGCAATGCGATGGCTTACAAAGGACACGTCCCGTGACGATGAATTTCAGGCTTTGATGGCACGGTATGCCGCAACAATGGTTCCAACCGACGCCATATCGTAA